The following are encoded in a window of uncultured Pseudomonas sp. genomic DNA:
- a CDS encoding SDR family oxidoreductase, whose protein sequence is MPTTVVTGAASGIGAALCLQLSEAGHRVIGIDRANSDINVDLSTPEGRQQAVSEALERCNGVLDHVVLCAGVGVTAPSCGLILAVNYFAVSSLLQGLVPALSKGTQPSAVVVGSVAGVQPGADQQPIVELMLAGDEAAAIEAANQANQPSMAYAGSKYAVSVLVRRLVHDWAKNGVRLNVVAPGVVETPLYKASTEDPRYGEATRNFVAPLGRGSQPQELAEAIRFLLSPQASFMHGTVVFVDGGMDAMMRPGRF, encoded by the coding sequence ATGCCCACAACAGTCGTTACGGGTGCTGCCTCCGGCATCGGCGCCGCCCTGTGCCTGCAATTATCCGAGGCCGGCCATCGTGTGATCGGTATTGATCGCGCCAACAGTGACATCAACGTCGATCTTTCCACCCCGGAGGGCCGCCAGCAGGCGGTTTCCGAGGCCCTTGAACGCTGCAATGGCGTGCTGGACCATGTGGTCTTGTGTGCCGGTGTTGGTGTCACTGCGCCCAGTTGCGGGCTGATTCTGGCGGTCAACTATTTTGCCGTCAGCAGCCTACTGCAAGGGCTGGTGCCAGCACTCAGCAAGGGGACTCAGCCGTCTGCCGTGGTGGTTGGCTCTGTCGCCGGGGTGCAGCCTGGCGCTGACCAACAACCGATCGTTGAGCTGATGCTGGCCGGTGATGAGGCTGCGGCCATTGAAGCGGCCAATCAGGCCAATCAGCCGAGCATGGCCTATGCCGGTTCCAAATATGCGGTCAGTGTATTGGTCCGCCGTCTGGTGCACGATTGGGCGAAAAATGGCGTGCGCCTCAATGTGGTGGCGCCGGGCGTGGTCGAAACGCCGCTGTACAAGGCTTCCACCGAAGACCCACGGTACGGTGAGGCCACCCGCAATTTTGTTGCGCCACTGGGTCGCGGCAGCCAGCCGCAGGAACTGGCCGAGGCGATCCGTTTTCTGCTGTCGCCCCAGGCCAGTTTTATGCACGGCACTGTGGTCTTCGTCGATGGCGGCATGGATGCGATGATGCGCCCAGGCCGCTTCTGA